A genomic segment from Thamnophis elegans isolate rThaEle1 chromosome 3, rThaEle1.pri, whole genome shotgun sequence encodes:
- the KCNF1 gene encoding potassium voltage-gated channel subfamily F member 1: MTEDVSLQEPESHKSENSEEMEIIVNVGGVRQVLYGDHLNQYPDTRLAELVNCLSGGYDTIFSLCDDYDPGAREFYFDRDPDAFKCIVEVYDFGEVHMKKGICPICFKNEMEFWKVDLKFLDDCCKAHLSEKKEELEEIARRVQLILDDLGMDSSENSWAKCKKCIWKFLEKPESSYPARVVAVTSFLLILTSSVVMCVGTIPELQVLDSEGKSVEHPVLDKIETACIVWFTLEYVLRLISSPNKLHFAFSFMNIIDIFAILPFYISLILTHLGTKLMELTNVQQAVQALRIMRVARIFKLARHSSGLQTLTYALKRSFKELGLLLMYLAVGIFVFSALGYTVEQSHPETLFKSIPQSFWWAIITMTTVGYGDIYPKTVLGKLNAAISFLCGVIAIALPIHPIINNFVRYYNKQRVLETAAKHELELMELNAGEQKGSVSHDKPAHLLGNGNEHSQWSRRQKFSHSDTFIHLLSDDNYYRTRLQSCK, from the coding sequence atgacTGAGGATGTTAGTCTACAAGAGCCGGAGAGCCACAAGTCAGAAAACAGTGAAGAGATGGAGATTATTGTGAATGTTGGAGGAGTAAGGCAGGTGCTGTATGGGGACCATCTGAACCAGTATCCCGACACGAGGCTAGCAGAGCTTGTGAACTGTTTATCGGGAGGTTACGACAcgattttctctctgtgtgacgACTACGATCCTGGGGCCAGAGAGTTTTACTTCGACCGAGATCCAGATGCTTTTAAATGCATCGTCGAGGTTTATGACTTTGGGGAGGTTCACATGAAGAAAGGCATCTGTCCCATTTGTTTCAAAAACGAAATGGAGTTTTGGAAAGTGGACCTGAAATTCCTGGACGACTGCTGCAAGGCGCACCTGAGCGAGAAAAAGGAAGAACTCGAAGAGATTGCCCGAAGGGTCCAGTTGATCTTGGATGACTTGGGGATGGACTCCTCGGAAAACAGCTGGGCGAAGTGCAAAAAGTGTATCTGGAAGTTCCTGGAGAAACCAGAATCATCCTACCCGGCTCGTGTTGTTGCCGTCACATCTTTCCTCCTCATCTTGACCTCATCTGTGGTGATGTGTGTGGGAACCATCCCGGAACTGCAGGTTCTGGACTCTGAAGGTAAATCCGTCGAGCACCCAGTTCTGGATAAGATTGAAACCGCTTGTATTGTCTGGTTTACTCTTGAGTACGTCCTCAGGCTCATCTCGTCTCCTAATAAGCTGCACTTCGCTTTTTCGTTCATGAACATCATCGACATCTTTGCCATCCTCCCTTTCTACATCAGCCTCATCCTGACCCATTTGGGCACCAAATTGATGGAGCTAACCAATGTACAGCAAGCCGTCCAAGCGCTTCGGATCATGAGGGTGGCCAGGATTTTCAAACTGGCACGCCACTCCTCAGGACTACAGACCCTGACCTATGCGCTTAAGAGGAGCTTTAAGGAACTGGGGCTCCTCCTGATGTATCTAGCGGTTGGGATCTTTGTGTTTTCTGCCCTGGGTTACACAGTGGAGCAAAGCCACCCTGAAACACTGTTTAAGAGCATCCCTCAGTCCTTCTGGTGGGCAATCATCACCATGACCACGGTGGGTTACGGAGACATCTACCCAAAGACAGTGCTGGGGAAACTCAATGCCGCTATCAGTTTCCTTTGCGGGGTCATTGCCATTGCCTTGCCCATCCACCCCATCATTAACAACTTTGTGAGATACTACAACAAGCAGAGAGTGCTAGAGACAGCTGCCAAGCATGAGTTAGAACTGATGGAGCTGAATGCAGGAGAACAAAAAGGCAGTGTTTCCCATGATAAGCCAGCACACCTTCTGGGGAATGGAAACGAACATTCCCAATGGAGCAGACGCCAGAAATTCTCCCACAGTGACACCTTCATTCACCTCCTGTCAGACGACAATTATTACCGAACCAGGCTTCAGAGTTGCAAGTAA